A stretch of the Veillonella parvula DSM 2008 genome encodes the following:
- a CDS encoding GNAT family N-acetyltransferase, whose translation MEIIYTEERNFTPQQVAALFLSVRWVVGKYPDRLYKALMNSSRVISAWDGDRLIGLIRVMDDSELVCFINYVLVHPDYRGQGIAGHLLEMVKDAYKSYLYINVMIGESKNAPFYEKHGFKIKEDSLPMQYRNVPKYTKK comes from the coding sequence ATGGAAATTATCTATACCGAAGAAAGAAATTTTACGCCCCAGCAAGTAGCAGCGTTATTTCTGTCTGTTCGTTGGGTGGTAGGTAAATATCCTGATCGATTGTATAAGGCTTTGATGAATTCGTCGCGCGTGATTTCTGCTTGGGATGGAGATCGCTTAATAGGTCTTATTCGCGTCATGGATGATAGCGAGCTGGTATGCTTCATCAATTATGTGCTAGTTCATCCTGATTATCGGGGCCAAGGTATTGCAGGACACTTGCTTGAAATGGTGAAAGACGCTTACAAATCGTATTTGTATATCAATGTTATGATTGGTGAAAGTAAGAATGCTCCATTTTATGAAAAGCACGGATTTAAGATTAAAGAGGACTCATTACCAATGCAGTATCGAAATGTGCCGAA